A window of Clostridium botulinum BKT015925 contains these coding sequences:
- a CDS encoding glycerol-3-phosphate responsive antiterminator: protein MRNQFYDKLSINPIIAAVKDLDKLDRAIKSPCEVIFLLKGNICNIKELVDKVKAVGKSIYVHIDLMDGFARDRYALTHMKEQVNPDGIITTKSNLTKIAKELDLFTIQRLFIIDNLSLETGINSINSIRPNAMEILPGVMPKIIKQVKQEVKVPVIAGGLIKDKEDVIESLKAGALGVSTSKEDIWNL, encoded by the coding sequence ATGAGAAATCAATTTTATGACAAGTTAAGTATTAATCCAATAATCGCAGCGGTTAAAGACTTAGATAAGTTGGATAGGGCCATAAAATCTCCATGTGAAGTTATTTTTTTACTAAAGGGGAATATATGTAATATTAAGGAGCTTGTTGATAAGGTCAAAGCTGTTGGAAAAAGCATATATGTACATATTGATCTTATGGATGGGTTTGCTAGGGATAGATATGCTTTAACTCATATGAAAGAACAAGTAAATCCTGATGGTATAATTACCACTAAATCAAATTTAACAAAAATAGCTAAAGAATTAGACCTTTTTACAATACAAAGATTATTCATAATTGATAATTTATCTTTAGAAACAGGAATAAACTCCATAAACAGTATAAGACCTAATGCTATGGAAATTTTACCTGGTGTTATGCCTAAAATAATAAAACAAGTTAAGCAAGAAGTTAAAGTTCCTGTAATTGCAGGTGGTTTAATAAAAGATAAAGAAGATGTTATAGAGAGTCTAAAAGCTGGAGCATTAGGGGTTTCAACTAGCAAGGAAGATATATGGAATCTATAA
- a CDS encoding YcxB family protein, with protein sequence MNIDVNIDKNDYWNYNKYLIKHMPRFTRSFILNMIMMPITMLIVMIMMKKSLLCTITMTIVIGAAADIFLIWIIKRQVDKTASRRDDILGNHKFELYNKGIKEISDVKNQMHTWKSIKDVKQDENNIYIFLGGLEANIIPKRAFKTIDESKEFYDKCIKYYNGIKK encoded by the coding sequence ATGAATATAGATGTAAATATTGATAAAAACGATTACTGGAATTATAATAAGTATCTAATAAAACATATGCCAAGATTTACTCGTAGTTTTATATTAAATATGATTATGATGCCCATTACTATGTTAATTGTTATGATAATGATGAAAAAATCATTATTATGTACAATAACAATGACTATTGTTATTGGTGCTGCTGCGGATATATTTCTTATATGGATAATAAAAAGACAGGTTGACAAAACAGCTAGTAGAAGAGATGATATATTAGGCAATCATAAGTTTGAATTATATAATAAGGGCATAAAAGAAATAAGCGATGTTAAAAATCAAATGCATACTTGGAAAAGTATAAAAGATGTTAAGCAAGATGAAAATAATATATATATTTTTTTAGGTGGACTAGAAGCAAATATAATTCCAAAGAGAGCATTTAAAACTATTGATGAGTCAAAAGAGTTTTACGATAAATGTATTAAATATTATAATGGGATAAAAAAATAA
- a CDS encoding aminopeptidase P family protein, with translation MNKKFFMQNRKMVSEKIQENSMLVMFAGRAPYKSADETYPFTPNRNFYYLTGIDRENIILIITKRNGNVNEILLVEEEDPIMAKWVGEKMKIHEAIDISGVTNIDYTKNFKEFIGELISRYGYDTLYLDLERQECGIADTNSQTFAKEVKKIYPYFHIKNIYNEISELRTVKRKKEVDKIRKAIEITKCGIEAMMKNARPGMMEYEIEAYFDYVLTSKGVKDKAFKTIAASGKNATVLHYSSNNCKCEKDDLIMFDLGAQFEYYNGDITRTFPVSGKFTERQKQIYNVVLRANEKIIKEAKPGVSYLKLNDIAKKVLAEGCMELGLISEYSEISKYYFHSISHNLGLDTHDVGDRDAILKPGMVITDEPGLYIPEEGIGIRIEDDLLITEEGCENLSKDIIKTIDEIEEFMASNK, from the coding sequence GTGAATAAAAAATTTTTTATGCAAAATAGAAAAATGGTAAGTGAGAAAATACAAGAAAATTCTATGTTGGTAATGTTTGCCGGAAGAGCCCCTTATAAATCAGCAGATGAAACATACCCATTTACTCCAAATAGAAATTTTTATTATTTAACGGGTATAGATAGAGAAAATATAATACTAATTATTACTAAGAGAAATGGAAATGTTAATGAAATATTATTAGTAGAAGAAGAAGATCCTATAATGGCAAAATGGGTTGGAGAAAAAATGAAAATTCATGAAGCTATTGATATATCAGGGGTTACAAATATAGATTATACTAAAAATTTTAAAGAGTTTATTGGAGAATTAATATCTAGATATGGATATGATACATTATATTTAGATCTTGAAAGGCAGGAATGTGGAATAGCAGATACTAATTCACAAACTTTTGCAAAAGAAGTAAAGAAAATATATCCATATTTTCATATTAAAAATATATATAATGAAATTAGTGAACTTAGGACAGTAAAAAGAAAGAAAGAAGTTGATAAAATAAGAAAGGCTATAGAAATCACTAAATGTGGAATAGAAGCTATGATGAAAAATGCTAGACCTGGAATGATGGAATATGAGATAGAAGCTTATTTTGATTATGTACTTACATCAAAAGGGGTAAAGGATAAAGCTTTTAAAACTATAGCTGCATCAGGAAAAAATGCTACTGTACTGCACTATTCAAGTAATAATTGTAAATGCGAAAAAGATGATTTAATAATGTTTGATTTAGGAGCTCAATTTGAATATTATAATGGAGATATAACTAGAACTTTCCCTGTAAGTGGTAAATTTACAGAAAGACAAAAACAAATATATAATGTAGTATTGAGAGCAAATGAGAAAATAATAAAAGAAGCAAAGCCAGGAGTTTCATATTTAAAATTAAATGATATAGCAAAAAAAGTTTTAGCAGAAGGGTGTATGGAACTAGGACTTATAAGTGAATATAGCGAAATATCTAAATATTATTTTCATAGTATAAGTCATAATCTTGGACTTGATACCCATGATGTTGGAGACAGGGATGCTATTCTTAAACCTGGAATGGTAATCACCGATGAACCAGGATTATATATTCCAGAAGAAGGGATAGGAATTAGAATAGAGGATGATTTATTGATTACTGAAGAAGGGTGTGAAAATCTTTCTAAAGATATAATAAAAACAATAGATGAAATTGAAGAGTTTATGGCATCAAATAAATAA
- a CDS encoding 2-phosphosulfolactate phosphatase family protein, translating into MKIDVIISANDIKEEKVKRKTVIIIDILRATSVIVTAINNGCNEVIPVLEVEDALKIVKDNRDEYILGGERNALKIKGFDFSNSPLDYTKDVVTNKTLVMTTTNGTRAIHGAISAKNILIGAMINAKAVAKKVIELGNDLVIINSGTNGHFSIDDFICSGYIIDCILSTIHAELSDIAITSHYIYKENKDVHSFVSKAKHYKILSELGLEDDIKYCFSKNIIDIVPEFHYPKITK; encoded by the coding sequence ATGAAAATTGATGTAATTATTTCTGCAAATGATATTAAAGAAGAAAAAGTTAAACGTAAAACAGTTATAATTATAGATATTTTACGCGCTACATCTGTTATAGTTACTGCAATAAATAATGGATGTAATGAAGTAATACCAGTTCTTGAAGTAGAAGATGCTCTTAAAATAGTAAAGGACAATAGAGACGAATATATTTTAGGTGGTGAGCGAAACGCGTTAAAAATTAAAGGCTTCGACTTTTCTAATTCCCCTTTAGATTATACAAAGGATGTTGTAACTAATAAAACATTAGTCATGACTACTACAAATGGTACAAGAGCTATTCATGGAGCTATTAGCGCTAAAAATATTTTAATTGGAGCCATGATAAATGCTAAAGCCGTTGCAAAAAAGGTTATAGAACTTGGTAATGATTTAGTTATTATAAATTCGGGGACAAATGGACATTTTTCTATTGATGATTTTATTTGTAGTGGATATATAATTGACTGTATATTAAGTACAATACATGCTGAATTATCTGATATAGCTATAACTTCACATTATATATATAAAGAAAATAAAGATGTTCATTCTTTTGTAAGTAAAGCAAAACATTATAAAATTTTATCTGAATTAGGTCTTGAAGATGATATAAAATATTGTTTTTCAAAAAATATAATAGATATAGTACCTGAATTTCATTATCCAAAAATAACAAAATAA
- a CDS encoding cold-shock protein yields MKTGIVKWFNAEKGFGFISVEGEDDVFVHFSAIQGDGFKTLEEGQKVEFEVTEGARGPQAANVVKL; encoded by the coding sequence ATGAAAACAGGAATAGTTAAATGGTTTAACGCAGAAAAAGGATTTGGATTTATATCTGTAGAAGGAGAAGATGACGTATTCGTACATTTCTCAGCTATCCAAGGAGATGGATTCAAAACTTTAGAAGAAGGACAAAAAGTTGAATTCGAAGTAACTGAAGGTGCTAGAGGACCTCAAGCTGCTAACGTAGTTAAACTATAA
- a CDS encoding lmo0937 family membrane protein, translated as MKVLHWIGAIVVFFWILGIVFKIGGKLINILLIIAAIIFIYDVITDKRR; from the coding sequence ATGAAAGTATTACATTGGATAGGCGCCATTGTAGTATTCTTTTGGATATTGGGAATTGTATTCAAAATAGGAGGAAAATTAATAAATATATTATTGATAATAGCAGCAATAATATTTATTTATGATGTAATTACTGACAAGAGAAGATGA
- a CDS encoding DUF1540 domain-containing protein: MNNNHDHNHISGVKCAVTNCKHHAEDNCCTAKEIQIKCNCNFDACTSHETDCATFTPVK; this comes from the coding sequence ATGAATAATAATCATGATCATAACCATATTTCCGGTGTTAAATGTGCTGTCACTAACTGTAAGCATCACGCTGAAGATAATTGTTGTACTGCTAAAGAAATTCAAATTAAATGTAATTGCAACTTTGATGCTTGTACTTCTCATGAAACAGACTGTGCAACCTTTACTCCTGTAAAATAA
- a CDS encoding shikimate kinase: MKLLEQNIVLIGMPGCGKTTIGKKLSENIGFKFCDIDEYIVNYTDQSINELFQKGEDYFRKIESKVIKEVCKEYPQIISTGGGIVKDYKNINELKKNGIIIFINRPLEDILSDINIRERPLLKEGSEKLYNIYKERYNLYKSYCNKEIINKNLYNCIDDICNYIKINNKYNIIK; the protein is encoded by the coding sequence ATGAAATTATTAGAACAAAATATAGTTTTAATAGGCATGCCAGGTTGCGGAAAGACTACAATAGGTAAAAAGCTTTCTGAAAATATAGGATTTAAATTTTGTGATATAGATGAGTATATAGTTAATTACACAGACCAATCTATTAATGAACTTTTCCAAAAAGGAGAGGATTATTTTAGAAAAATTGAAAGCAAAGTTATAAAGGAAGTGTGTAAAGAATATCCCCAGATAATATCTACAGGTGGAGGTATTGTAAAAGACTATAAAAATATTAATGAATTAAAGAAAAACGGAATAATTATTTTTATAAATAGACCTTTAGAGGATATATTATCAGACATAAATATAAGGGAAAGACCATTATTAAAAGAAGGATCAGAAAAATTATATAATATTTATAAAGAAAGATATAATTTATATAAAAGTTATTGTAATAAAGAGATTATCAATAAAAATTTATATAATTGTATAGATGATATATGTAATTATATAAAGATTAATAATAAATATAATATAATAAAATAG
- the aroE gene encoding shikimate dehydrogenase has product MKGLYGLLGEKLVHSFSPQIHSLIFKELKINGYYHLFEVDEEDIEHGVSGFKAFKVQGVNVTIPYKVRVMDYIDDISLEAKNIGAINTICFKNGKTKGYNTDYYGFGMMLENFNIDVKGKNVVILGTGGASRAVKQYLLDNKVEKITFVTRDLDNKRKELENYNLISYSNIENLKNQDIVINCTPCGMYPNTESSPLTESQVAKFKVVVDLIYNPQETLIMKYARNQRIKAVNGLYMLVGQAIKSQELWNSLKIKKELVDKIYENIKNLL; this is encoded by the coding sequence GTGAAGGGGTTGTATGGATTATTAGGTGAAAAGTTAGTGCATAGTTTTTCACCACAGATACATTCGTTAATATTTAAGGAATTAAAAATTAATGGATATTATCATTTGTTTGAAGTAGATGAAGAAGATATAGAACATGGAGTATCAGGATTTAAGGCATTTAAAGTACAAGGGGTAAATGTAACTATACCATATAAAGTTAGAGTAATGGATTATATAGATGATATATCTCTTGAAGCTAAAAATATAGGGGCAATAAATACTATTTGTTTTAAAAATGGAAAAACAAAAGGATATAATACAGACTATTATGGCTTTGGAATGATGTTAGAAAATTTTAACATAGATGTAAAAGGCAAAAATGTTGTTATATTAGGAACAGGTGGAGCTTCGAGAGCTGTTAAGCAATATCTTTTAGATAATAAAGTTGAAAAGATAACATTTGTAACTAGAGATTTAGATAATAAAAGAAAAGAACTAGAAAATTATAATTTAATTTCTTACTCTAATATAGAAAATTTAAAAAATCAAGATATTGTTATAAATTGTACTCCATGTGGAATGTATCCAAATACAGAAAGCTCACCATTAACTGAATCTCAAGTTGCTAAATTTAAAGTAGTTGTTGATTTAATATATAATCCACAAGAAACTTTAATTATGAAATATGCAAGAAATCAAAGAATAAAGGCAGTAAATGGATTGTATATGTTAGTAGGTCAAGCAATTAAATCACAAGAGTTGTGGAATAGTTTAAAAATAAAAAAAGAACTTGTGGATAAAATTTATGAAAATATAAAGAACTTACTTTAG
- a CDS encoding chorismate mutase: MDDLKELRKEIDSIDNKLICLFQKRMEAVLKVAEYKKKNNVPILSTSREQEVIDKNIKLVCNDDFKKPVEDFLKSIMSISKELQAKKISE; this comes from the coding sequence ATGGATGATTTGAAAGAATTAAGAAAAGAAATAGATTCAATAGATAATAAATTAATTTGTTTATTTCAAAAGAGGATGGAAGCAGTTTTAAAGGTTGCTGAATATAAGAAAAAAAATAATGTACCCATATTAAGTACAAGTAGGGAACAGGAAGTTATAGATAAAAATATTAAACTAGTATGTAATGATGATTTTAAAAAACCAGTTGAAGATTTTTTAAAGAGTATAATGAGTATAAGCAAAGAGCTTCAAGCTAAAAAAATATCAGAATAG
- the aroC gene encoding chorismate synthase, which yields MSGIWGSKIKYSIFGESHGKAIGITIDGLSAGIELDLNEVSREMRRRAPGKSKLSTSRLEMDEFEIISGYFDNKTTGTPLCAIIQNSDKHSKDYEKTKDLMRPGHADFTGYIKYSGFNDYRGGGHFSGRITAPIVFAGAIAKQILKRNNIIIGSHIKSIGSIEEEYFRVSIKEEFLKELSRKTFATIDDKKGKEMQEAILEVRNNMDSIGGIIECAVLNMPPGLGNPFFGSVESVLSSLLFSIPAVKGVEFGAGFSISKMKGSQANDEFYMENEKVKTYTNNNGGILGGITNGMPLIFRTAFKPTPSIAKEQKTINISNKENTTIEIQGRHDPCIVQRAVPVVEAITAMGILELI from the coding sequence ATGAGTGGAATATGGGGAAGTAAAATAAAATATTCTATATTTGGAGAATCTCATGGAAAGGCAATTGGAATAACAATAGATGGGTTGTCAGCTGGAATTGAACTAGATTTAAATGAAGTAAGTAGAGAAATGAGAAGACGTGCTCCAGGTAAAAGTAAACTTTCAACATCTAGATTAGAAATGGATGAATTTGAAATTATAAGTGGATATTTTGATAATAAAACAACAGGTACTCCTTTATGTGCTATTATACAAAACTCAGATAAGCATTCAAAGGACTATGAAAAAACTAAAGATTTAATGAGACCTGGCCATGCTGATTTTACTGGATATATAAAATATAGTGGTTTTAATGATTATAGAGGTGGAGGACATTTTTCAGGGAGAATTACTGCACCTATAGTATTTGCAGGAGCTATCGCAAAACAAATTTTAAAAAGAAATAATATTATAATTGGAAGCCATATAAAAAGTATAGGAAGTATTGAAGAAGAATATTTTAGAGTTTCCATAAAAGAAGAGTTTTTAAAAGAATTATCAAGAAAAACTTTTGCAACTATTGATGATAAAAAAGGAAAAGAGATGCAAGAGGCGATTTTAGAAGTTCGAAATAATATGGATTCCATTGGTGGAATTATAGAATGCGCGGTTTTAAATATGCCACCTGGACTAGGAAACCCCTTTTTTGGATCAGTTGAAAGTGTTCTAAGTAGTTTATTATTTTCAATACCAGCTGTAAAGGGTGTGGAGTTTGGTGCCGGATTTAGTATTTCTAAAATGAAGGGTAGCCAGGCGAATGATGAATTTTATATGGAAAATGAAAAAGTAAAAACTTATACCAATAATAATGGTGGAATTTTAGGTGGAATTACAAATGGAATGCCTTTAATATTTAGAACTGCTTTTAAGCCAACACCATCAATTGCAAAAGAACAAAAAACAATAAATATTTCAAATAAAGAAAATACAACTATAGAAATTCAAGGAAGACACGATCCTTGTATAGTTCAAAGGGCTGTTCCTGTAGTTGAAGCTATTACAGCTATGGGAATATTAGAATTAATTTAA
- the aroA gene encoding 3-phosphoshikimate 1-carboxyvinyltransferase, with protein sequence MKNVTIIPSELSGDINIPPSKSLAHRAIISAGLSEGVSNIENIIFSEDIKATIRGMKSFGIEIQDITKKNQYNFNRKTLKIIGRDRLVLKNSEIDCSESGSTLRFLIPISLRTGNKVKFTGKGKLVSRPLDVYYNMFENQGIKYKTSNGKLPLFIDGVLKSGEFYVKGNISSQFITGLMYTLPFLNGDSKMIVTTELESKGYVDLTIDTLKKFGIKIENKNYKEFFIKGNQKSITNNYRVQGDFSQGAFWIVAGILGSNVKILDLDINSLQGDRVIVDIVKNMGANIKINENYIETKKSKTKGITIDASECPDLVPILSVLASLSTGTTKIINAERLRIKECDRLKAMATELKKIGADIEELEDGLLIKGREYLKGGTVDSWNDHRIAMSMAIASIKCKEPITIKNSDAVNKSYPDFWEDLKKVGGNINEWNMGK encoded by the coding sequence ATGAAGAATGTAACAATTATTCCCTCAGAATTAAGTGGAGACATAAATATTCCACCATCTAAGAGTTTAGCTCATAGAGCTATAATAAGTGCAGGACTCTCAGAAGGGGTAAGCAATATTGAAAATATAATATTTTCAGAGGATATAAAAGCCACTATTAGAGGAATGAAAAGTTTTGGTATAGAAATTCAAGATATAACTAAAAAAAATCAATATAATTTTAATAGAAAAACTTTAAAAATTATAGGAAGAGATAGATTGGTTTTAAAAAATAGTGAGATAGATTGTTCCGAGTCGGGTTCTACGTTAAGATTCTTAATTCCTATATCATTACGAACAGGTAATAAAGTTAAATTTACAGGCAAAGGCAAACTTGTATCAAGACCACTTGATGTATACTATAATATGTTTGAAAATCAAGGAATAAAATACAAAACTAGTAATGGAAAGCTACCTTTATTTATAGATGGAGTTCTAAAATCAGGGGAGTTTTATGTTAAAGGGAATATAAGTTCTCAGTTTATAACAGGACTTATGTATACACTTCCATTTTTAAATGGAGATTCTAAAATGATAGTTACGACAGAACTTGAATCTAAGGGATATGTAGATTTAACTATAGATACTTTAAAGAAGTTTGGCATAAAGATAGAAAATAAAAATTATAAAGAATTTTTTATAAAGGGTAATCAGAAAAGTATTACAAATAACTATAGAGTTCAAGGAGACTTTTCTCAAGGGGCTTTTTGGATAGTAGCAGGTATATTAGGTTCTAATGTAAAAATCTTAGATTTAGATATAAATTCACTACAAGGTGATAGGGTAATTGTAGATATAGTAAAAAACATGGGAGCAAATATAAAGATAAATGAGAATTATATAGAAACTAAAAAATCTAAGACAAAGGGAATTACAATAGATGCATCTGAGTGTCCTGATCTTGTACCTATTCTCTCTGTTTTAGCATCGTTAAGTACTGGAACTACTAAAATAATAAATGCAGAAAGACTTAGGATAAAAGAGTGTGATAGATTAAAAGCTATGGCAACAGAACTTAAAAAAATTGGAGCAGATATAGAAGAACTTGAAGATGGACTACTTATAAAAGGAAGGGAATATTTAAAAGGTGGAACTGTTGATAGTTGGAATGATCATAGAATTGCAATGTCTATGGCTATTGCATCAATTAAATGTAAAGAACCAATTACTATAAAGAATAGTGACGCTGTTAATAAATCTTATCCAGATTTCTGGGAAGATTTAAAGAAAGTTGGAGGAAACATAAATGAGTGGAATATGGGGAAGTAA
- the aroB gene encoding 3-dehydroquinate synthase encodes MKELRINLGENSYSIFIDRGLIASIGRKIKDIYSNNKIAIITDKNVDKFYGDIVVKNLIDSGFNVKKIVINPGEKSKSVDVLLEVYDSLLEFGITRGDLIIALGGGVVGDLTGFAAATLLRGIPYIQIPTSLLSQIDSSIGGKVAVDLPKGKNLIGNFYHPKAVFIDADVLKTLDKRFFYDGMAEVIKYGCIKDKKIFYNLLNFNTHEELMNNIEYIIYSCCSIKKDVVEKDEKDMGDRMLLNFGHTIGHAIEKHFGFDKYTHGEAVALGMYAITKKSESMNLTKKGTSKLIRDILIKYNLEWDIYIDDKESILYTISLDKKNKGEFMNIVLLNEIGEAFIHKVNKKEVVNFI; translated from the coding sequence ATGAAAGAACTTAGGATAAATCTTGGAGAAAATAGTTATTCTATATTTATAGATAGGGGATTGATTGCATCTATAGGTAGAAAAATTAAAGATATTTATAGTAATAATAAAATAGCAATTATAACAGATAAAAATGTAGATAAATTTTATGGAGATATAGTAGTAAAGAATTTAATAGATAGTGGATTTAATGTAAAGAAAATAGTAATAAATCCAGGAGAAAAAAGTAAGTCGGTAGATGTATTGCTTGAAGTATATGATAGTTTATTAGAATTTGGAATTACTAGAGGAGATCTTATAATTGCTCTTGGTGGAGGGGTTGTAGGAGATCTTACTGGATTTGCAGCGGCAACTTTATTAAGAGGAATTCCATATATTCAAATACCTACATCGTTATTATCACAAATCGATAGCAGTATAGGAGGAAAGGTAGCAGTTGATTTGCCAAAGGGAAAAAATTTAATAGGAAATTTTTATCATCCTAAAGCAGTTTTTATAGATGCTGATGTATTAAAAACACTAGATAAAAGATTTTTTTATGATGGTATGGCAGAAGTAATAAAATATGGTTGTATAAAAGATAAAAAAATATTTTATAATCTATTAAATTTTAATACACATGAAGAACTTATGAATAATATTGAATATATAATATATTCTTGTTGTAGCATAAAAAAAGATGTAGTTGAAAAAGATGAAAAAGATATGGGAGATAGAATGCTTTTAAATTTTGGTCATACTATAGGTCATGCGATTGAAAAACATTTTGGTTTTGATAAATATACTCATGGTGAGGCAGTAGCTTTAGGTATGTATGCAATAACTAAAAAAAGCGAAAGTATGAATTTGACTAAGAAAGGCACATCAAAACTTATAAGAGATATTTTAATTAAATATAACTTAGAATGGGATATATATATTGATGATAAAGAAAGTATATTATACACAATATCATTAGATAAGAAAAATAAAGGCGAATTTATGAATATAGTTTTACTTAATGAAATTGGAGAAGCTTTTATACACAAGGTAAATAAGAAGGAAGTAGTTAATTTTATATAA
- a CDS encoding prephenate dehydrogenase yields MEDFDFNITIVGLGLMGGCYASSLKKLNPRNIYAVDVDKEALKLGKKRGIIDKGFTSPEIPLKESDLVIICLYPNRVKEFIKENMKHFKSGTIITDVTGIKTNFIEEINALLRDDIDFVFGHPMAGREFSGVKYSSKEVFENANYIITPNKRNKLESINIIEDIVKKIGFSSVKKISPELHDRVIGFTSQLPHVIAVSLVNSDNLGLDIGKFTGDSYRDLTRIAKINTRLWTELFIGNKENLVSEIEGFQENIQELKLAIVNEDIKELNNILNKACEKREGMS; encoded by the coding sequence ATGGAGGATTTTGATTTTAATATAACTATTGTAGGGTTAGGGCTCATGGGCGGATGTTATGCAAGTTCATTGAAAAAACTTAATCCAAGAAATATATATGCAGTAGATGTAGATAAGGAAGCTTTAAAACTAGGAAAAAAAAGGGGTATTATTGATAAGGGATTTACAAGTCCAGAGATTCCACTTAAAGAGTCTGATTTAGTAATTATTTGTTTGTATCCAAATAGAGTTAAAGAATTTATAAAAGAGAACATGAAGCATTTTAAAAGTGGAACTATTATAACTGATGTTACAGGTATAAAAACAAATTTTATAGAAGAAATAAATGCATTATTAAGAGATGATATAGATTTTGTATTTGGACATCCAATGGCTGGTAGAGAATTTAGTGGTGTTAAGTATTCATCAAAAGAAGTTTTTGAAAATGCAAATTATATAATAACTCCAAATAAAAGAAACAAATTAGAAAGTATAAATATTATAGAAGACATAGTTAAAAAAATAGGTTTTTCCAGTGTAAAGAAAATAAGTCCAGAACTTCATGATAGGGTTATAGGATTTACAAGCCAACTTCCTCATGTTATAGCTGTGTCATTAGTAAATAGTGATAATCTTGGTTTAGATATAGGAAAATTTACAGGGGATAGTTACAGAGATTTAACAAGAATAGCGAAAATAAATACAAGGTTATGGACGGAACTTTTTATAGGTAATAAAGAAAATCTAGTTAGTGAAATAGAAGGGTTTCAAGAAAATATACAGGAGTTAAAGTTAGCAATAGTAAATGAAGATATTAAAGAATTAAATAATATATTGAATAAAGCATGTGAAAAAAGAGAGGGGATGTCCTAA